Sequence from the Deinococcus reticulitermitis genome:
GCCTGTTCGGTGCCCTCGGCCCAGCGCAGAAGGGTCACGGCACGGACATAGGCGCGCAGGGCGGCGAGGCCGCGCCGACGAGGAGAAGCGCCCGTCAGGCCGACCAGGCAGCTATACGCCTCTCGCCACTCGGGGTCATCCCAGGCGTCGCGGGCCAGCGTGAGATAGCGGTTTTCGGTGGGCAGCAGCTCGCCTGTGCTCAGCAGGGCGGCGGTGCCCAGCGAGAAGGTGAGACCGGCCAGGGCATAGATGATCTTTGCCTCGTCGCCCCGCGAGAGGCCACCCATGACCTTGTGGAGTTCCTCGGCTTGGTCGGCGATCTGCGCGCAAGCCTGGGCCTCACCGGCTCTCCGCAGCGCAGCGCGGTCCACGGCGCGGGCACAGACCTGGAGCTCGGCGAAAATGCCCTCAGGATCGTACAGTGCACGCCCGGTCTGAAGGGAAAAGAGGTTCCACAGGGCGGTGACGGGATCCGTGAACGCCTGTGCGCGGTGCTCCGGGGTCGAACGCTCCACGCTGACCAGAAAGCCGTCCCGGTAGCAGACCGAGTTGTGCACGAACTCCACAGTCCGCACCAGCACGCTCACGTCCAAGTCACTGAATTCATCGGCTTCTCCCCGGTTCACACTGCCGGTGAGGAAAATGGCGACGACGCCGGCTTCAGTTTGAAGTTCGGGAACGAGCTTCGCCAGAACGTCGCCTATAGACATGAAGACATTCTGGCGAACGAGATACGCTATGGGCGTCGGCCAAATGGCGGGGGCGCTCTGCTTTCCCGTGAGCGCCCGCCGCCGCTTTCAGCGTTCCGAACGGTGCGGGAAGTTGTGCTGGCTGTACCCGCGGTACTCGTCGCGCAGCTCGCGCTTGAGGAACTTGCCGGTCGCCCCGATCGGAATCGCATCGGTCAGCACCGTGGCGTCGGGGAGCCACCACTTGGCGAACCTCGGGGAAATGAAGTCGAGCAGCTCCTGATGGGTGACGGTTTGCCCGGGGCGCGGCACGACCACGGCGAGCGGGCGCTCGTCCCACTTGGGGTCGTCCATGGCGATCACCGCGCACTGTGAGACGGCGGGGTGCGCCATGATCGCGTTTTCCAGGTCCACCGAGCTGATCCACTCGCCACCCGACTTGATCAGGTCCTTGGCGCGGTCCTGGATGTGCATGTAGCCGCGCCCGTCGAGGGTGGCGATGTCGCCCGTGTCGAACCAGAGCTCGCCGTCCAGCGTCAGGAAGCTGCCTTTCCCCTCGCCGCCGTAATACTCCTGCGCGATCCAGGGTCCGCGCACGATCAGCCGGCCCATCGTCTTGCCGTCGTGCGGCAGCCGCTCATTTTGCTCGTCGATGAGGTCGAGAAAGACGAGGGGCACGGCGCGGCCCTGCTTGGCCCGCAGGGTATAGCCCTCGTCGCTGCGCGCAGACACCTCCGGCGGCACCTGGCTCGCCGTTCCGAGTGGGTGGGTTTCGGTCATGCCCCAGGCCTGGAGCATTTCTAGTCCATGCCGCTCGTCGAAGGCACGAATCATGACCTCGGGCGCCGCGCTGCCGCCCACCACCAGCCGGGTCAGGCGGCTCAGGTCATAGGGCTGCCCGTCTGCCTTCGCGCGGTCGAGTTCGGCCAGCAGGCCCATCCAGATTGTCGG
This genomic interval carries:
- a CDS encoding long-chain fatty acid--CoA ligase, which codes for MQGNMMQVPLTIPFILERVRTVFAAREVVSLLAAGRDEQGQPIPKTHRTTYGAVADRALRLGAALQGLGLQKGDRVATLAVNSFRHLEAYLGVPSAGFVVHTVNIRLHPEQIAWILNHAGDRVLLIENVFAAMIPAIKAACPQLEHVVVLGPLPQSFPGVLDYDSWVMGHEPLARYPDLDENDAAGMCYTSGTTGNPKGVLYSHRSTILHSLVSAPKDALNVGEADAVLPVVPMFHVNAWGLPYTCAMFGAKQVFAGVFSDGKSLAGLMQSEQVTLTAGVPTIWMGLLAELDRAKADGQPYDLSRLTRLVVGGSAAPEVMIRAFDERHGLEMLQAWGMTETHPLGTASQVPPEVSARSDEGYTLRAKQGRAVPLVFLDLIDEQNERLPHDGKTMGRLIVRGPWIAQEYYGGEGKGSFLTLDGELWFDTGDIATLDGRGYMHIQDRAKDLIKSGGEWISSVDLENAIMAHPAVSQCAVIAMDDPKWDERPLAVVVPRPGQTVTHQELLDFISPRFAKWWLPDATVLTDAIPIGATGKFLKRELRDEYRGYSQHNFPHRSER
- a CDS encoding nucleotidyltransferase domain-containing protein, with protein sequence MSIGDVLAKLVPELQTEAGVVAIFLTGSVNRGEADEFSDLDVSVLVRTVEFVHNSVCYRDGFLVSVERSTPEHRAQAFTDPVTALWNLFSLQTGRALYDPEGIFAELQVCARAVDRAALRRAGEAQACAQIADQAEELHKVMGGLSRGDEAKIIYALAGLTFSLGTAALLSTGELLPTENRYLTLARDAWDDPEWREAYSCLVGLTGASPRRRGLAALRAYVRAVTLLRWAEGTEQALAYGAAQRAQSFLTNKT